One Scylla paramamosain isolate STU-SP2022 chromosome 7, ASM3559412v1, whole genome shotgun sequence DNA window includes the following coding sequences:
- the LOC135102293 gene encoding uncharacterized protein LOC135102293 isoform X4: MRAPRCLVRLVMWLGAVVIVAVPCTLLLLLGTREDNASLLRDPNAPVILVADDADDGTRQQQRQNFIGQGHVGRNYSLWTTHQGLQQTGSSLARLFLVYALPHGGGGLVSEAIFNVHPKDVFFLYEPLHNLPPITSQTHMRPVEWLQLMLNCSLGVAGHLHLPHLWKSSSFRFTHTSHCHPHQVDMAKCVTIACKRTKFRAVFTTQLTMAEITELLTAYQHLLKVVMVVRDPRALLATHFRSHPRPLLWHLQMQAERICITMAAKISSARSLQHRFPGAVLVLHHEHLVSYPVDVLDAVNQFLGFGVSHHQLAATLAILGLDAPEQERLQLINMWQLDFTLQEVRQVDKSCSKYYRGLEYLPVPYTITTRNNFFVPWLDAKL, from the exons ATGAGAGCGCCGCGCTGCCTGGTCCGGCTGGTGATGTGGCTGGGCGCGGTGGTGATCGTCGCAGTGCCGTGcacgctgctgctactgctaggCACCCGAGAGGATAACGCGA GCCTATTGCGGGATCCCAACGCCCCTGTGATTTTGGTGGCTGATGACGCTGATGATGGCACGCGGCAACAGCAGCGGCAGAATTTCATCGGCCAAGGTCATGTGGGCCGCAATTATTCTTTGTGGACCACGCACCAAGGACTGCAACAGACGGGCAGCTCCTTGGCGAGGTTATTTCTGGTATACGCCCTTCCtcacggcggcggcggcctTGTCTCCGAGGCCATCTTCAATGTGCACCCGAAAGATGTTTTCTTCTTGTACGAACCACTGCACAATTTGCCGCCCATCACCTCGCAGACCCACATG AGGCCTGTAGAGTGGTTGCAGCTTATGCTGAATTGTTCCTTGGGTGTAGCAGGGCACCtgcacctgcctcacctgtggAAGTCAAGCTCATTCCGCTTCACACATACCAGCCACTGTCACCCCCaccag GTGGATATGGCCAAGTGTGTGACAATAGCCTGCAAGAGAACCAAGTTCCGGGCAGTCTTCACCACCCAGCTCACCATGGCTGAGATCACAGAGTTACTCACAGCATACCAACACCTGCTCAAG gtggtgatggtggtgagggaccCTCGGGCACTGCTGGCTACACACTTCCGCTCCCATCCCCGCCCCTTACTATGGCACCTGCAAATGCAG GCTGAGAGGATATGCATCACCATGGCTGCCAAGATCAGTTCTGCACGCTCCTTGCAGCACCGTTTCCCAGGTGCTGTGTTG GTGCTTCACCATGAGCATCTGGTGTCTTATCCTGTTGATGTACTGGATGCTGTGAACCAGTTCCTGGGCTTTGGGGTGAGCCACCACCAACTTGCTGCCACACTTGCCATCCTTGGCCTTGATGCCCCAGAGCAGGAGCGACTCCAGCTGATCAAT ATGTGGCAACTAGACTTCACACTTCAAGAAGTGAGACAGGTGGACAAAAGCTGCAGCAAGTATTACCGTGGCCTTGAGTACTTGCCTGTCCCatacaccatcactaccagaAACAACTTTTTTGTTCCCTGGCTGGATGCCAAACTCTGA
- the LOC135102293 gene encoding uncharacterized protein LOC135102293 isoform X5: MFPYRTKTWTRPYPSLSSAARLLQQPQPKRLLRDPNAPVILVADDADDGTRQQQRQNFIGQGHVGRNYSLWTTHQGLQQTGSSLARLFLVYALPHGGGGLVSEAIFNVHPKDVFFLYEPLHNLPPITSQTHMQRPVEWLQLMLNCSLGVAGHLHLPHLWKSSSFRFTHTSHCHPHQVDMAKCVTIACKRTKFRAVFTTQLTMAEITELLTAYQHLLKVVMVVRDPRALLATHFRSHPRPLLWHLQMQAERICITMAAKISSARSLQHRFPGAVLVLHHEHLVSYPVDVLDAVNQFLGFGVSHHQLAATLAILGLDAPEQERLQLINMWQLDFTLQEVRQVDKSCSKYYRGLEYLPVPYTITTRNNFFVPWLDAKL, from the exons GCCTATTGCGGGATCCCAACGCCCCTGTGATTTTGGTGGCTGATGACGCTGATGATGGCACGCGGCAACAGCAGCGGCAGAATTTCATCGGCCAAGGTCATGTGGGCCGCAATTATTCTTTGTGGACCACGCACCAAGGACTGCAACAGACGGGCAGCTCCTTGGCGAGGTTATTTCTGGTATACGCCCTTCCtcacggcggcggcggcctTGTCTCCGAGGCCATCTTCAATGTGCACCCGAAAGATGTTTTCTTCTTGTACGAACCACTGCACAATTTGCCGCCCATCACCTCGCAGACCCACATG CAGAGGCCTGTAGAGTGGTTGCAGCTTATGCTGAATTGTTCCTTGGGTGTAGCAGGGCACCtgcacctgcctcacctgtggAAGTCAAGCTCATTCCGCTTCACACATACCAGCCACTGTCACCCCCaccag GTGGATATGGCCAAGTGTGTGACAATAGCCTGCAAGAGAACCAAGTTCCGGGCAGTCTTCACCACCCAGCTCACCATGGCTGAGATCACAGAGTTACTCACAGCATACCAACACCTGCTCAAG gtggtgatggtggtgagggaccCTCGGGCACTGCTGGCTACACACTTCCGCTCCCATCCCCGCCCCTTACTATGGCACCTGCAAATGCAG GCTGAGAGGATATGCATCACCATGGCTGCCAAGATCAGTTCTGCACGCTCCTTGCAGCACCGTTTCCCAGGTGCTGTGTTG GTGCTTCACCATGAGCATCTGGTGTCTTATCCTGTTGATGTACTGGATGCTGTGAACCAGTTCCTGGGCTTTGGGGTGAGCCACCACCAACTTGCTGCCACACTTGCCATCCTTGGCCTTGATGCCCCAGAGCAGGAGCGACTCCAGCTGATCAAT ATGTGGCAACTAGACTTCACACTTCAAGAAGTGAGACAGGTGGACAAAAGCTGCAGCAAGTATTACCGTGGCCTTGAGTACTTGCCTGTCCCatacaccatcactaccagaAACAACTTTTTTGTTCCCTGGCTGGATGCCAAACTCTGA
- the LOC135102293 gene encoding uncharacterized protein LOC135102293 isoform X1, whose translation MRAPRCLVRLVMWLGAVVIVAVPCTLLLLLGTREDNASKLRYFCLLRDPNAPVILVADDADDGTRQQQRQNFIGQGHVGRNYSLWTTHQGLQQTGSSLARLFLVYALPHGGGGLVSEAIFNVHPKDVFFLYEPLHNLPPITSQTHMQRPVEWLQLMLNCSLGVAGHLHLPHLWKSSSFRFTHTSHCHPHQVDMAKCVTIACKRTKFRAVFTTQLTMAEITELLTAYQHLLKVVMVVRDPRALLATHFRSHPRPLLWHLQMQAERICITMAAKISSARSLQHRFPGAVLVLHHEHLVSYPVDVLDAVNQFLGFGVSHHQLAATLAILGLDAPEQERLQLINMWQLDFTLQEVRQVDKSCSKYYRGLEYLPVPYTITTRNNFFVPWLDAKL comes from the exons ATGAGAGCGCCGCGCTGCCTGGTCCGGCTGGTGATGTGGCTGGGCGCGGTGGTGATCGTCGCAGTGCCGTGcacgctgctgctactgctaggCACCCGAGAGGATAACGCGAGTAAATTACGTTATTTTT GCCTATTGCGGGATCCCAACGCCCCTGTGATTTTGGTGGCTGATGACGCTGATGATGGCACGCGGCAACAGCAGCGGCAGAATTTCATCGGCCAAGGTCATGTGGGCCGCAATTATTCTTTGTGGACCACGCACCAAGGACTGCAACAGACGGGCAGCTCCTTGGCGAGGTTATTTCTGGTATACGCCCTTCCtcacggcggcggcggcctTGTCTCCGAGGCCATCTTCAATGTGCACCCGAAAGATGTTTTCTTCTTGTACGAACCACTGCACAATTTGCCGCCCATCACCTCGCAGACCCACATG CAGAGGCCTGTAGAGTGGTTGCAGCTTATGCTGAATTGTTCCTTGGGTGTAGCAGGGCACCtgcacctgcctcacctgtggAAGTCAAGCTCATTCCGCTTCACACATACCAGCCACTGTCACCCCCaccag GTGGATATGGCCAAGTGTGTGACAATAGCCTGCAAGAGAACCAAGTTCCGGGCAGTCTTCACCACCCAGCTCACCATGGCTGAGATCACAGAGTTACTCACAGCATACCAACACCTGCTCAAG gtggtgatggtggtgagggaccCTCGGGCACTGCTGGCTACACACTTCCGCTCCCATCCCCGCCCCTTACTATGGCACCTGCAAATGCAG GCTGAGAGGATATGCATCACCATGGCTGCCAAGATCAGTTCTGCACGCTCCTTGCAGCACCGTTTCCCAGGTGCTGTGTTG GTGCTTCACCATGAGCATCTGGTGTCTTATCCTGTTGATGTACTGGATGCTGTGAACCAGTTCCTGGGCTTTGGGGTGAGCCACCACCAACTTGCTGCCACACTTGCCATCCTTGGCCTTGATGCCCCAGAGCAGGAGCGACTCCAGCTGATCAAT ATGTGGCAACTAGACTTCACACTTCAAGAAGTGAGACAGGTGGACAAAAGCTGCAGCAAGTATTACCGTGGCCTTGAGTACTTGCCTGTCCCatacaccatcactaccagaAACAACTTTTTTGTTCCCTGGCTGGATGCCAAACTCTGA
- the LOC135102293 gene encoding uncharacterized protein LOC135102293 isoform X2: MRAPRCLVRLVMWLGAVVIVAVPCTLLLLLGTREDNASKLRYFCLLRDPNAPVILVADDADDGTRQQQRQNFIGQGHVGRNYSLWTTHQGLQQTGSSLARLFLVYALPHGGGGLVSEAIFNVHPKDVFFLYEPLHNLPPITSQTHMRPVEWLQLMLNCSLGVAGHLHLPHLWKSSSFRFTHTSHCHPHQVDMAKCVTIACKRTKFRAVFTTQLTMAEITELLTAYQHLLKVVMVVRDPRALLATHFRSHPRPLLWHLQMQAERICITMAAKISSARSLQHRFPGAVLVLHHEHLVSYPVDVLDAVNQFLGFGVSHHQLAATLAILGLDAPEQERLQLINMWQLDFTLQEVRQVDKSCSKYYRGLEYLPVPYTITTRNNFFVPWLDAKL, encoded by the exons ATGAGAGCGCCGCGCTGCCTGGTCCGGCTGGTGATGTGGCTGGGCGCGGTGGTGATCGTCGCAGTGCCGTGcacgctgctgctactgctaggCACCCGAGAGGATAACGCGAGTAAATTACGTTATTTTT GCCTATTGCGGGATCCCAACGCCCCTGTGATTTTGGTGGCTGATGACGCTGATGATGGCACGCGGCAACAGCAGCGGCAGAATTTCATCGGCCAAGGTCATGTGGGCCGCAATTATTCTTTGTGGACCACGCACCAAGGACTGCAACAGACGGGCAGCTCCTTGGCGAGGTTATTTCTGGTATACGCCCTTCCtcacggcggcggcggcctTGTCTCCGAGGCCATCTTCAATGTGCACCCGAAAGATGTTTTCTTCTTGTACGAACCACTGCACAATTTGCCGCCCATCACCTCGCAGACCCACATG AGGCCTGTAGAGTGGTTGCAGCTTATGCTGAATTGTTCCTTGGGTGTAGCAGGGCACCtgcacctgcctcacctgtggAAGTCAAGCTCATTCCGCTTCACACATACCAGCCACTGTCACCCCCaccag GTGGATATGGCCAAGTGTGTGACAATAGCCTGCAAGAGAACCAAGTTCCGGGCAGTCTTCACCACCCAGCTCACCATGGCTGAGATCACAGAGTTACTCACAGCATACCAACACCTGCTCAAG gtggtgatggtggtgagggaccCTCGGGCACTGCTGGCTACACACTTCCGCTCCCATCCCCGCCCCTTACTATGGCACCTGCAAATGCAG GCTGAGAGGATATGCATCACCATGGCTGCCAAGATCAGTTCTGCACGCTCCTTGCAGCACCGTTTCCCAGGTGCTGTGTTG GTGCTTCACCATGAGCATCTGGTGTCTTATCCTGTTGATGTACTGGATGCTGTGAACCAGTTCCTGGGCTTTGGGGTGAGCCACCACCAACTTGCTGCCACACTTGCCATCCTTGGCCTTGATGCCCCAGAGCAGGAGCGACTCCAGCTGATCAAT ATGTGGCAACTAGACTTCACACTTCAAGAAGTGAGACAGGTGGACAAAAGCTGCAGCAAGTATTACCGTGGCCTTGAGTACTTGCCTGTCCCatacaccatcactaccagaAACAACTTTTTTGTTCCCTGGCTGGATGCCAAACTCTGA
- the LOC135102293 gene encoding uncharacterized protein LOC135102293 isoform X3, with the protein MRAPRCLVRLVMWLGAVVIVAVPCTLLLLLGTREDNASLLRDPNAPVILVADDADDGTRQQQRQNFIGQGHVGRNYSLWTTHQGLQQTGSSLARLFLVYALPHGGGGLVSEAIFNVHPKDVFFLYEPLHNLPPITSQTHMQRPVEWLQLMLNCSLGVAGHLHLPHLWKSSSFRFTHTSHCHPHQVDMAKCVTIACKRTKFRAVFTTQLTMAEITELLTAYQHLLKVVMVVRDPRALLATHFRSHPRPLLWHLQMQAERICITMAAKISSARSLQHRFPGAVLVLHHEHLVSYPVDVLDAVNQFLGFGVSHHQLAATLAILGLDAPEQERLQLINMWQLDFTLQEVRQVDKSCSKYYRGLEYLPVPYTITTRNNFFVPWLDAKL; encoded by the exons ATGAGAGCGCCGCGCTGCCTGGTCCGGCTGGTGATGTGGCTGGGCGCGGTGGTGATCGTCGCAGTGCCGTGcacgctgctgctactgctaggCACCCGAGAGGATAACGCGA GCCTATTGCGGGATCCCAACGCCCCTGTGATTTTGGTGGCTGATGACGCTGATGATGGCACGCGGCAACAGCAGCGGCAGAATTTCATCGGCCAAGGTCATGTGGGCCGCAATTATTCTTTGTGGACCACGCACCAAGGACTGCAACAGACGGGCAGCTCCTTGGCGAGGTTATTTCTGGTATACGCCCTTCCtcacggcggcggcggcctTGTCTCCGAGGCCATCTTCAATGTGCACCCGAAAGATGTTTTCTTCTTGTACGAACCACTGCACAATTTGCCGCCCATCACCTCGCAGACCCACATG CAGAGGCCTGTAGAGTGGTTGCAGCTTATGCTGAATTGTTCCTTGGGTGTAGCAGGGCACCtgcacctgcctcacctgtggAAGTCAAGCTCATTCCGCTTCACACATACCAGCCACTGTCACCCCCaccag GTGGATATGGCCAAGTGTGTGACAATAGCCTGCAAGAGAACCAAGTTCCGGGCAGTCTTCACCACCCAGCTCACCATGGCTGAGATCACAGAGTTACTCACAGCATACCAACACCTGCTCAAG gtggtgatggtggtgagggaccCTCGGGCACTGCTGGCTACACACTTCCGCTCCCATCCCCGCCCCTTACTATGGCACCTGCAAATGCAG GCTGAGAGGATATGCATCACCATGGCTGCCAAGATCAGTTCTGCACGCTCCTTGCAGCACCGTTTCCCAGGTGCTGTGTTG GTGCTTCACCATGAGCATCTGGTGTCTTATCCTGTTGATGTACTGGATGCTGTGAACCAGTTCCTGGGCTTTGGGGTGAGCCACCACCAACTTGCTGCCACACTTGCCATCCTTGGCCTTGATGCCCCAGAGCAGGAGCGACTCCAGCTGATCAAT ATGTGGCAACTAGACTTCACACTTCAAGAAGTGAGACAGGTGGACAAAAGCTGCAGCAAGTATTACCGTGGCCTTGAGTACTTGCCTGTCCCatacaccatcactaccagaAACAACTTTTTTGTTCCCTGGCTGGATGCCAAACTCTGA